The sequence below is a genomic window from Silene latifolia isolate original U9 population chromosome 7, ASM4854445v1, whole genome shotgun sequence.
CTCAAATCTCTCACTTGATACACCTTGTTATGAGCTCTTCTCTTTTTTATACTTGAATGGAAAAAGGAGGTATTGTCATCCCCCTCTTTTAGCCAAGCTTCTTTAGATTTTTGCCTCAAAAACTCAATCCTAGCTTTTGTAAGGAATTCTAGCTCCTTAGAGCAAGCTTTCTCAGCATTACAAAGATCCTCATTTAAAGGATCCTCTCTAAGTTTAGTCTAGAAATAATGCAGGGACAGCTCATTAATTATGGTTAGGTTTTCAATATAACTGAATTGGTTAGCATTCAATTTTCTAAGTTCTTTTTTCATGCCCTTGAGCTTAGAGACAACTTGATACATAGGTGTCCCCTGAACATTCTTCTCCCATCCCCTGATTACAGCATCCATAAACCCTTCAGACATGGACCACATGTTATAGTATTTGAATGGAGCTTTGCTCCTCTCCCTAGTCTCCTCAAATTGGATAAGACATGAGCAATGGTCAAATAACCCCTCAAGTAAGAAATTGACATAACTACTTGGGAAGATAGTTAGCCAGTCCTCATTATGAAACACCCTATCAATTTTACTATACACTTTTTCATCAACTTCATGCTTGTTGTTCCAAGTGTAAAAAGAAACACAGCCTTTCAATTCATAGAGTTCACACTCCTAAACAGTTTGAATCAGGGGTTGAATATCAGCATTTGTGACTGAAGCCCCACCAATTCTCTCATTAGGTGCCATGATGGCATTAAAGTCTCCAAATACTATCCGTGGCCCCAGGCACACCCTGTAATAATGTCTCATTTTCGGCCATAATAATCCTCTCTCAGCAGCTTTGTTGAAACCATAAACTACAGTCAGCCCGAAGGTAATCCTCCTTCCTTTGTCAAACACTTTAGCATGTATGCAGCGAGCTGTGATGTCCTTCACATCCACACAAAAGGAGCTAGGGTCCCATAGCAGCCAGATCCCCCCTCCTTTATGTAGACTAAAGTTAGTGCAAATTGCCCAATGCTCACAAATATTATTTTTCACCTTAATCCAATTACTACTTCTTATTTTAGTTTCTAATAACCCAAATAAACCTACTTTAttatggttaaggaaccattttATTTCATTCTGCTTATCAGTACTATTCATACCACGGATATTCCAGAATCCATAGCTACCCATTATCAGGTGTCTGTCTGCTGGATTCCCCTTTCTCATACATTACTCTCTCAATCGATCTAGCCTTGGAATTTTGAATAGAGAGTGACAAAGCTTCCATGAAAGATAGGCTACCACGTGTAAACACCTTTTTCACCCAATTATCCCCTTCAACATTTTTGAGATGAATCTCCTGGCCATAGACTGAGTCACCACTGGTACTCCATTCTCAGATACTGGAGGAGAAGCATTCCTTGATAGTAGGGTCTGCTGAGTTGGAGTAACTGGCTGACAAACAGGCTGTGGAGCCTTGTCTTTCCTCTGCATCTGTTGTTTCAGAGGCTGCTGAACCTTTTGAGGAGCAGGTCTAGGCTTCTGAGTTTTCTGTGCAGGAGCTTTCGGCTTCCACACTTTTTGTCCCACAGTAGTCCCTTTCCTTTACACTTCAGCAGTATGCCCCATTCCTTTACAGCTATAACACGTAGTAGGTAGCCAGTCATACACTATCCAGGACCTCTGAGTACTCCCATTCTCATTAATGAATTGAACAGATGTGGGGAACTGTTGGCCAATTGTGACTTCAACCATAATCCTGGCATAACCCAAGAAAGTTTTGTTGGTTGTAGCCTCATCACACATGATGTATTGACCCACAGACCCACGGatttttttcaaacttttctCACCCCAGAACTTGATATCCAACCCATATATTTTCATCCACAAAGGAATTCTCGACACATCATGCTTTAACAATTCTGAGTCAGGTTTCCATTCATTAATAATGACGGGTTTGTTATCAAAGATCAGGTGTCCATTTTGTAACACAGTTCTATGTTGTTCTTTAGTTTTGAATCGAACCGGGAAAATTCCATTCGGGAGGAAAGAAACCCTATCAACACCATTAGCCGACCAAACGCTCTTAACAAATCCACTATGTGGACCGAACAAAAGTTATGTGGACCGAACATATCCAATATTTATTTGGAGGGTCGAATTTCAACAAAAGTTATGTGGACCGAACATAtccaatatttatttttattttatgccGAAAGGAATAAATGAGTGTATTAAGGTATAAATCGATTTATCAAGCGTAAAAAAGATGTAGTTTTACGAAATTACTTTATACAAGACTAATTATGTTAGTAATACATTAAGAGGTCGTTTCGTTCAATAAAACGGAATAGAATGGAGTTTGATAGTACGAGGGTATGGGGTTTTTACTAAAACCATACATGCTAATGTTGTTGGTTCACCGTAAATTCGTAGGAGGGAATGGAGTTTGATTCCAAGGGAGAAGGGTGGGCATGGATTTCCAAGGAGTTGAGGTGGAGTTATAATCCATTAAGTACTCCCTCCGTTCtggtcaattattgtccttttattttggcacaaagatcaaggaagGATGATGGAGCtaattaaaatagaaaggacaacaattgactgagacactccAAAatagaataggacaacaaatgatcgggCGGAGGGAGTATCTAACTTCATTCCAAATCACCTGAACCAAAGAATGAAATGAATCAAATCCATTTAATTCTATTCCAAAGTAGCTAACCAAACAATCCCTAAAATAATTTGACAAGTGGTGTTTTAAGGATGCAGACCTGCCAGGGGCGGATTTAGGGCTAGGCTACTCGGGCTTAAGCCCGAGTAGTTTTCTGGAAAAAAGATAAATATTATATCCATTACTAGAATATCACTTATGTCATTGTGGTGTGGTGGTTGTGTACATGTTTTTCACATAGGAGACCTGGGTTCGAAAACCCATAAATGAAAGCAGTTTTTGGCTTTTTgctattaattaatagttaaagATTTTCTTTATATTTATTGTTCCTTAATTTGCGTTAAATATTTTCTTTAGTGGAAGTTTTTGCTATTGCTGTGGTGAATATTTTCCTTATATTGATTATTGATTGTGTCTTCCTTAATTTATGGTGGAAATTTTCATTACTTTAATTGTGCCTTCTTTAGTTTGGTTCTTCCTATTTCCATATCCATTTGTTATAACATTAAAACttaggagagacggtctctcaataaataagttattgagagaccgtctctcaggagatCTACTCATTATGGTATGAAAAAAACTCTTCCATTACAATGATgtttatacattttttttttcaaagattCCGTCCTAATTTAAATATTTGTTTTTAGATTGGAGTATCACTACATCAATTTAAAAGAATTTTACTAAAATCTTTTAGGAGTACAATAAATAATTCGTCACTAAAAAATTGTTAGAAGAATAAAAATTAGTTATATTCAACATACATAAATAAATACGTAGTAGTATAATATGAATAAAAATTAGTGGCTTGTGCTTAATATTTTTATATTTGGCTCAAAGAGGAGTGAAAAATATTATATATCCACAAAATCTTTTATAAACTAACATCTTACCATTTTTTATACTTACCTTATATTTTAAACGTCAAAAgaattatctttttttttttactcgatctCACTTCGCAATATTGTACTATTTAGCCCTAGGTAAATTGAATTCCTGGCTCCGCCCCTGAGACCTGCTCTTTACAATAACGTATACCAAATgattctccttgtttttcaacaTCTTGCTCAGCTTCAACAAAAGAATCCAGAAGTGTTTTATAACACTCATTAAAATATTTGGGCAGCTGATCCACATAGCTATAATCCCACCTGTAAATTTGGATGTTTAATAATTTACTGTGACTGGTTTTACTAATTATAGTCCAAGCACTAATTAAATTACACATTGACGGAGTAATAAGTAGTTCATCATCACTCAACTACTCAAATTACCTATTTAATCTTGGAAAATGAGATGGCGACACTCGCTATCACAAGATTTCGGTGACACCCATGGCATATTGGTAAATTTACCATCAAATTTCAATATCTTTTCATatttttcaaattcaaatttattTAATCAAAAAAGGTATTGTTGGAAATTCATTATTTAGTTTTGGAAAATTCAAACACCGACAACAAAGAATCAAAAGATATCTAATTTatcacctcaaaaaaaaaaagatacgaGTATCTAATTTATAGTTTGCAATTTTCATAAATTAGGGTACCATCTTGGTGTTAATGTGGATGAACATAAATTGTTGTGTCATCAATATTTTGGTTTTTGTGCCTATGGTAGATGGCCATTGCACTAAGATGGAGGAATTAATaattgttcatccaattaagcaAACACGCTTTAGATCGTTAGCGGCTAGGTATGTAAAATATTAAGGTTCATTGTTTACCACCAATAGTCACCATAATCATATGTTTTCTTTCATCATCATGGTTCATGgccgatatttttttttttttgattaggtaataaaactagattgattatctaaggtaggaccaacctatctcatcttTTCGAATGATAGAGGTAAGTTAAAGCCACCGGCTTTCTAACcactcgaaagagttggacatgaatgtacAATAGAAGCCATAAAGTTGGCAACTTTGTTggtttcacgaaagcaatgtttaattatcacttcatatCTAATTTTACATTCTTGATAATAGTAGAAATTTACCAAGGAATTTGCATATTACTTCGGATTGAGTTGATAACACATAATTTATCACCTTCTACAATTAACTTCGAGATTCCTAAGTAATTAACTGCTAAatgccttcttttaaagcgagagcttcagcaacaagaatactattagatccgcacttttttgctcctagcaaaacgactttaccattatgatctcttataAAATATCCTAGAGAAGCTTTATTATCATCTATTtttgatccgtcaaaatttagctttagaaacTCATTTTTAGGTTtctcccaccaaatttcttccttactagTAGTATTTCTAACTGACACGTCTTTATCAGGATTGTTAAGATCCTTATGTCTTAGTCTCATTCCAAATCTtgatgctattattacataaaaggaTAATTTTGCTAATATCAAAATGAACATCATTAAAAATAATGtcatttctatggaaccatgcattccaccaaataaatacAATATTAATGAAATTGGCTTGTggaattaaaattttaaaatgatTAAGTTTCTCCATAAAGCTCTGACTTGCAATATTATCTTATATTGCCAAAATTTGTTAAAGCTAATGATATTCATGTCTTGGATGACCGATACAATCAAAGAACACTTGAAAAAGAAATGATTTCTATCTTCAATTGGATGATTGCACAAAACACATTGAGGTGGAACTCATGACCGATGATTTAATGGGCATTGAGGTTTAATACTCTAAAATCATTTTTAGGGAATCAAAGGATTTTTCCCTTTATTTCAAACCTTATGACATTTTTACCCCTGTGATTTTGGCAGTAAAACCAAAATACTTAGCTTTAAATCAATtacttttttaatttttaattagtgATTTATATCGTAGGAAAGTAAATGAGATGAGAAAGTGAGACAATGTAAATAAGAAAGTAAATGTTAAAAATGTGTGGAATTACGAACCTATAAACTGCTTGGACAAGGAGTTGTTTTTCTTCAATAGTGCCATATGAATCAAAGAAGTCGTCAAACATTTGCAGTATCATGTTCATTCTGCTCAGTATTTTTCTGGCAAGTGCGTACTTGGGTTCATAATAACAACCCACTACCCAAAATTGGCATTCGACCGACCTGTCTCTTGTAAATGGTAGCTTTGCATGTACCCCTTTCCACCAACTAAATTTGCAcgtaaacaacatgaaaatggtCAAACTTGTGGGAAAATCATGTTCGTTGACCTTTGTTCAACTTGGTcaacattaatatttaataataggAAAAAATTTCTACACTATATTTACATGTTTATTTGACCAGTATGGTATAAAAATTAAAAGTAAAATACTATGGAGAATTGAAGAGGTCTTAACCTAGTGGTTAAGACAAAATATCATGACAATAGGATCCGTGTTCGAATCCTCCAACCCTTTGaattacacaaaatctcattgaagacgggcgatatccgtcacaagcttgtgacggataccgttttctctcacaaaatactcattgAGAGgtaagtgggaagcacatggagggtcCCCACTTTGTTCCCTCTCCCTATTTGTGAGAGGTCCTCAGCTTGTGACGgtcccgtcacaagcaagacgctttgtttgAATTATACCGTCAATaaactatacaaccagttgtagtAGAACTGACagtgtagaatctgagctttaTAATAATGTTTTCGAGTTTTAAATTTGTTTAAGTAAGTCGAGTTATACCATAAAGTTTATGCACTCACCCACttaaacatttaaaaaaaaaattaagaaagcTCATAAAAATTAATGATAAGCTCAGTTAGATATTGATTGTACGATGTTATTGTACTATGGGAGGTATAGTGTTATTTGTGCTGAAATTATATTGGGCTTGCGTCATTTGATGCCAAAAGAAAAAAGAGTAGTACAAAGTAAAATTTTACAaaattaagggggtgtttggttggagatctataagaaaggaaaaggtaaacaaagttattgattttctttttttggtttttgtttgacaaaaacaaaaagaatGCAATTTCTTTCCTTACCctcaattcatctaattcattacCCCCCACCCCTCTAAGATATGAGATTTCATTACCCTTATTACCCTTCAACCAACTTATTTACCCACCACCATACTTACAACTTTCATCACACTAGTCACCATCAAGacgccatcgccaccaccaccaccaccaaaaccacACCACAGTCACCCCACCTAAACCACCATGATGCCACCACCGtccaccgccacaaccaccatgacgccactgccactaccaccaccaccacagccaccccactGCCACCACCATGACGCCATCGCCACCACAACCACCAAAACCAggccaccaccacagccaccccacataaaccaccaccacaacaccactgCCACAACCACCATGGCAAACCTACCTGAAAAGTTAGCTGAAACTTGAAAatgtagctgaaaactgaaaagctaactgaaacctgaaaagctaactgataaggtagctgaaaattaggaactgataaggtaactgattatataaaaatgtgtttggcaaactagttgaaaaggtagctgattttggtaaaatgacgtcaaaggatatgaaaattatttaatattacagaataaaggggtacaaaatgcaaaataaatcattttagatacctgatttctcaaatgctacctgaggtagcatttcatttcaggtaccttatttgaccaaataagctacttaccAAACAtttgcaaaaaaatcaggtatctgaaattttggtcaaataagctactttggtcaaataagctacctgaagtgtcgtgccaaacggagccttcattttcttgatgtaactaaacaactagttaagttttaggtaatcccttacctttccccctcttaccctttctaatttcctttccctttccctttttctaaccaaacgccccctaagattctaactaattacaaacaaaatgaaatagagaaataaaaagacgaaaaaaaaaacttaccGAACGAGCTCTCTGAGTTCCATCTGGTGCAAAGATTGGATTAAATTGTAGTCTAACTTAGCAAGTCTCAAAAGAGTTTTATTATGCGTAGGATTTTGTTGATAGAAAGAAATGAAATGCTTCGATTCGAGTCGGATAATTCCTTTGTGGAGAGGCTGATGAAGGGCATGTTCTATTTGATCGGCCATGGGAGACTTGAGTTGATCGACCAAAGATCTAAGAAGAGTAGTTGTAAGCTCTAGGGCTTCTTGTAGAATATCATCCTCATGTATCGCAACATGGCAAGCTTCGTACATGCTTAGTATGCCCTCTATATCGTTGGATATGTTGTCTTGAAAGCCTTCGTTAGACATAAATCTTTTGAAAACATCTGTGTTCAAATTACATATAAATAAACAATTCTATGAGTTTTGTGTCACCGGTaaaatcgttgtgtgaaatacAAATTGATCATATTTTGTATAACCATAAGTTACTTCGCACAACGATTTTACGATTTTACCAGCCAGAAAAAATGATCAATTTGTTTTACGGGTTTATGGCTGGTAAAACCGTAATTTACTTCACAAAAATAATCAATTTGAAATGATTCTATGTGATGACCTTTACTTATCACCTTGTTAAGAGAAATACACATCAGATGACTAGTGTTCTTCTACAATACAGACACCAATTTACCAAACCCTATTATGACTTCTTTTTAAAAAAATCGCAACACAAAATAACCAGATGACTAATTTTTTTCATCCACCTTCAAAATGACTAGAAAAGGGTCTGAATTTTACCGCATGACACATTAAAACCATGTTGCCTAAAGATACGAAATCCCAACGAGACGTGATGTAGATTATACTTGTCATTTTCCTTGAGATATGTCTTGTAGAGTTGATCTAaaatttcttcaatatttgtttcGAAATGGTATGCCACCCCAAGACGTTCGATTGCATCGACAAGCTCCAATTGCTTTGTTGGTTCCTCAACGGTTGCCAAAAGCTCTTTTTTCACCTCCTCTCTCAGATTCCCAATTTCTTCCTCCATTTCTTGCTTAGTTGCCTACCAATTCCCAATTTCATAGGGGAAGTAGAAATAATTAACAATCAATCTTGTGTAATAGGGTTTACGTAATTAACGTAAACAGTTGACGATATATTAGAGGGTACTTACAGAGAAGAGAAGTGTTATGCTCCCTTCGTCCTAATTTATCTTTTCTATTTTTTAtaaggggtattttaatcaactGTAAAAAAATAACTACAATAAAGACATTATTTTAGTAGTAGTGATCTACTGAATGAGATTGAAATGTAATAACTACAAATAAAATACACGGTTCAGTTTTAAAACTATGATATACCTAGCACTCTATTCACCCGTCAATTATATTATGTGTATAGATTTTCCATCACTTATTTTAAATTGTATGATGTACGCACAAGTCATAATGTTTTGTATTTTTTCTTTTAGCCATCATATTCGACGAGAAGCTCTTAATCTCTCACTCTCTCTAAATTCTAGCTCGCATTAGATGAATGAGCTTTAGCCTTAATTATTTTgtctttttttcttttaattataCTTTTTATTATTGACACATTGTAAATTTATAATggtttattatttttttcaatGACTATGAAATTAAATTTTTAGGAGGCAATGGTATTTAAGTAGGTAAGTTTAAAGATCATATCAATTTTATGGAGTTTGCAGTGGGTGGCAAATGCTCGAAGCACTTCATTTTTTTGAAGTTTATGGCGAAGGTGGAGAATTTGGGGAGATGACATATATAACACATTTTTGTATAATATCGTTTTAATAGATGAAGTAGTAAGCCTTAATAATTCAGTTGTTGTTCGAGTTGTTCCTTTAGAATTCTTAGTATAGGAATTTATTAGTTTATTAGCTACAATATTATGGGTGGTGGGAAATGTTAGTTTTGTCATAACAATTCTAATCGCGTGTTTTATATTATTTCCGGAATTGTTGATACAATTTTATGCTTCATCTTTGAGATCTTTATTTGACAAtattatgcttttgtgtagcaatTAAATTGTTGTACAAAAGATTAACTGACTTTATACAAGTATACAACCCTTAAATGTTTTAATCAAAAATATAAAACCATAAGTTGAGTTGATCGATGTATGTTGTGATATAAATCACTAAAAATATTACAGTAGAAACAAAACATGAaacatcccgtgaatttcacggatCACAAAACTAGTTAAACATAATAAAACAAATCATTTTAACTTCAAATAAAAATCTAATTAAATACATAATCTTAATAGTAGAAATCACGGATACGTCTTAATAATGTGTTAAATCTGAGAACAAGAGTTAGCTCGAGTGGTAAGGGTTCTCCTACTCCAACTATGAACTTGGGAGTTCGATTCTCATCTGCGACACAAGTTCGCTCATTtgaacaaaaaataaaaataatgtgTTAGGACTACTATATAAAATAGAGAAAATTTCAAAATGTATATTTTGAAGATTTACTAAACTGTTTTATATGAATCTAAAAATTACTAGCTAGAGTCTCATTTTAATTATTAAACTATAGAATTAGAGCTTAAaacataaataataaaaaaacagATAAAAAATTAGTTTTGTTTTACACCAGTAGAGAGAAAAgtccaaaatacaaaaaaaaatatgtGAATTTTTAAGAAATATTAGAAAAAATAAAGAACAACAAAATCTTACTTGAAGCACACAAGTTTAGAGTTAATAGTGTCACAAAAGGATGGATGCAACTATGCAAGTATGCAACTACATATCTTGCATTAAGTCAAAACCAATTGAAGATTTAGTGAAAAAATATAAAGAGTTTGAGAGTGGTGGACGGTGGTTGATGGTTATGTTGAGTGAGCGGAATTtttctgaacttataggatttgaacgaactgaatttataggatctacAATTTTATAAGCTGAGCTATAGAATATGAACTAGATTATAAGGGGTGAATTTATAGGGCTTAACTATCTTTTGACAAAATTATTTACTTTGACAAATATATAGACATATTGTGCATTTTTTTTTAGTAGTAAAGTCCGTATTTCTTTTGATAAAATTCGTGAATACTTGTGAAAAATATTGTGATTTTCTTACGTTGTTTTCTAGGGTCCTAATTTAAGATTTTGTCCGGACCCCCAAAATCTCAAAGACGACCCAAgttttaaataagaatttgtgtaattTGTATGGGTTTAGTTTTCATTAagattctctccatttcctaaaagaaatggagaggtcaTTTCCTATAAACGGTCTAGATTTCATCTTGCAACGATCTAACGGACCCGATTTTAGTATGAAAAATAAAGGTAAAAGCAAGTGGAATCAAAACAACAATATTAAATTGCGTTGTGAGAGAGAAATGGACTCTCCATTACTTTTAGGAAATAGAGAGGATCCTTGCTCGTTTAGTTTGTAACAATTTAACTATAATCATACATCATATTCTTCTGTTATTTGTTAAGAAGAACTTCATATTGAATTATATTTGCATTAGTTAGTCAAATATCCAAAGCCTTTTACTGAGGACAAAGAACACAGACACATAACAGAGTTTTTAAAAGTAGATCCGTACATTTTTATACGGGTATAAAACTACTTCAATGGAAAGAAAAGTATTATTGTACGGAGTATCGTTTTACGAAGACATAATCCCTAGATAATCACCTCTTGACTTCCGAACAACTACGAAGTAATTCATACAAAAAGGTTCTACTAGAACATTAATTTTTTTCTGCATTCAAGTatatataaattaaaaaaagTATTATATGAATTCACTTTTACCAGAAGAAAGCAATAAAACGAAATGATGCACCTCATCAAGgggaatgacatgaagaaaataaTCACCCCAGCAACTTGGTTGAAAATCGACTGAGGCTtgggtagacctggcaaaagcaaccgGATTGGATTGAGCCGACCTaaaaaggctgacccgagacccgaaattaTCCTGAACTACAGCatccgaatgtgacccgaaacccgaattgacctgacctggtccgaaaatgacccgagctttcttgacccgtaacagacccgacccaaaatgacccgttcCGAAACCACCCAACCCAAGAATAACCTGACAAAACATAACTTTAATTGACCCAAAaaaaacttaaaataatttttccTCTCTTAATCATTGACCCAACCTGACCCCAAATAACCCGAAAATGTAACAAACCCGACATAAACCCGaccgtttgccaggtctaggcTTGAGAAACATCAAACATTCCTTATTGTTGTAGACGACATGTTCTGACGTTTATCTATGTGCGTTCAATTGTTGGGCTTGTGCAGCCCTATTTATAGTTAAAAAAAATTCTTAGGCTCTATTTTAGTGGACTTTATTTTGCCGAATTTTACTGAATTTAATTAATAGAATTTAAATTTTTCTGAAAATcagaacttttctgaacttagatctgaactgaactgaaattataaAATCACTGAATTTACAAGATCTTTGTTTTTAtaaactaaacttatactatCTAAACTTTTCTAACTCAACTTAATTATAAAATCTTAATTAATTTAACTTAACTTTATCACCTTTTAATCTTTTATCATCTATTGaaaatattcattttaaccaCTCATTCCTACATACTTCGTAGTTTGTTAGATACACAATCTTACTTCATCTGTTAACAAGTATTCCATATAATCAAGTGTGTTACGTAGGTGTTAACTTTGTTCTAATGTTTTTCCAGTTTGAAAGTGCAAGTTTGTTATGGTCTTTCACTCTTTGAAATTGGAGCTTTACTTGAGAGTTCTTGAAATCTAGCCTAATCAACCTAAATATAAAATTTTAGGGTAGCGAATTATTGtcatattattttatatttatgctAACGTCTCATATATAATCATCTTAAGGTAACAAAAATTGATAATCTTAACCGCGCTGTCATTTATAAGACCTTTCAGAAAAAAGGCTAAGGAAGTTCATCGACCGAGCCTAACTCCATACAAATTCAAAGAGAGAAATCAAGAAACTTGCAAATAAAAATTCTAACAAGTCATTAACAAATTACTATAACGTGTATTAAGACAAGAAATTGAGGACAAGGCTAACAAACATTTTACTGaactactccctccgttccggtcatatgtttacacttttttttattttgtgaagGGAAAATAAAGGAAGTGCAAACTAATGACTGGAACGGAAGGAGTTAAAATTAAGGGAATTGTTCAGACAATGCCAAAGGAATCAACAGACAACAGTAAATAATGGAAGCTAACAATTACGGAGTAGAATGTATTCTGATAAGATTATATAAGATTTAAAAACAAGATAAAATGTGATAAGAGAACCCTTAAAAGGGTACATTTGGTAAAATGTACTTAAATCTAGATAAACTGAATTTTACGAAATCGAACTAAACTTAgatgaattaactaaataaaacCAAATTTATTGGATAATAACTACACTGAATTCAACAAAATTAATTTTCTAATAAGACCAAAAcaagcaaggcttaagtaaaGACATTCATATACCTTAGTTTTCAATATCGAAagtttattgttgtcaaaaaaaaaatatatatataccttagttttgaaaattattaaatattaattcCATCCATACATTGCACAGGAATCAAAACTAGTTATCTTCGAGAAGTGTCTAAATAGTCGACAATCGACATTGGA
It includes:
- the LOC141592885 gene encoding putative sesquiterpene synthase, with product MFCQVILGLGGFGTGHFGSGLLRVKKARVIFGPGQVNSGFGSHSDAVVQDNFGSRVSLFRSAQSNPVAFARSTQASVDFQPSCWGDYFLHVIPLDEATKQEMEEEIGNLREEVKKELLATVEEPTKQLELVDAIERLGVAYHFETNIEEILDQLYKTYLKENDKYNLHHVSLGFRIFRQHGFNVSCDVFKRFMSNEGFQDNISNDIEGILSMYEACHVAIHEDDILQEALELTTTLLRSLVDQLKSPMADQIEHALHQPLHKGIIRLESKHFISFYQQNPTHNKTLLRLAKLDYNLIQSLHQMELRELVRWWKGVHAKLPFTRDRSVECQFWVVGCYYEPKYALARKILSRMNMILQMFDDFFDSYGTIEEKQLLVQAVYRWDYSYVDQLPKYFNECYKTLLDSFVEAEQDVEKQGESFGIRYCKEQMKINCEAWFQEAKWCKSNHIPTYDEYIEVALVSVAQTTIIIAAYLGMGEIATKEAYEWVSQNSPMPKVVKACSIILRLMNDIGGHKFEQDREHVASSVECYMKQHGISNEIQVYDELENHVKDAWKDINEGMLKPYAIPKALLERILFLARVTDTFYKGRTDGYTFVNETIQQKIASILIDPVPL